Proteins encoded together in one Rhodothermales bacterium window:
- the menB gene encoding 1,4-dihydroxy-2-naphthoyl-CoA synthase → MALVDWQDAGSFTDIKYHKAEGIAKITINRPEVRNAFRPLTVTEMRRALNDARDDHTIGVIVLTGEGPEAFCSGGDQRIRGDAGYAEDDTGVMRLNVLDLQREIRSCPKPVIAMVAGWAVGGGHVLHVFCDLTIAADNARFMQTGPKVGSFDGGFGASYLARIVGQKKAREIWFLCRPYDAQQALEMGLVNTVVPLDRLEDETVQWCREILANSQMAIRCLKAGLNADCDGQVGLQELAGNATMLFYMSEEGKEGKNAFLEKRKPDFGKFPYRP, encoded by the coding sequence ATGGCACTTGTAGACTGGCAAGACGCAGGCAGCTTTACGGATATCAAGTATCACAAAGCTGAAGGAATTGCCAAGATCACAATCAATCGACCCGAAGTTCGCAACGCATTCAGGCCGCTGACAGTGACTGAAATGCGACGGGCTCTGAACGACGCGCGAGACGATCACACGATCGGAGTCATCGTTCTGACGGGTGAGGGTCCCGAAGCATTCTGCTCGGGCGGGGACCAGCGAATTCGAGGCGATGCCGGATATGCAGAGGACGACACAGGCGTCATGCGATTGAATGTGCTCGATTTGCAGCGCGAAATCCGATCCTGCCCGAAGCCTGTCATCGCCATGGTGGCCGGTTGGGCCGTCGGCGGCGGTCACGTCCTGCACGTGTTCTGCGACCTCACCATCGCTGCTGACAACGCACGTTTCATGCAGACCGGTCCGAAGGTCGGCTCCTTCGACGGAGGCTTCGGAGCAAGCTATCTCGCTCGAATTGTTGGTCAGAAGAAGGCGCGAGAAATCTGGTTTTTGTGCCGGCCGTACGACGCGCAGCAGGCGCTTGAAATGGGTCTCGTCAACACCGTCGTTCCGCTCGATCGACTGGAGGACGAGACGGTGCAGTGGTGTCGCGAGATTCTCGCTAATTCGCAGATGGCCATCAGGTGTCTGAAGGCCGGGCTCAACGCGGATTGCGACGGGCAGGTGGGCCTCCAGGAGCTGGCGGGCAATGCGACGATGTTGTTCTACATGAGCGAAGAAGGTAAGGAAGGCAAGAACGCGTTCCTGGAGAAGCGCAAGCCGGATTTCGGCAAATTCCCGTATCGACCGTAG